A single window of Flavobacterium sp. 140616W15 DNA harbors:
- a CDS encoding TonB-dependent receptor — translation MSYCNSLIVTTKNSKSIILLLIILFSNLGFTQNINKLTIQITVKDSESKLPIKGAMLVMEGLFQKYESQSNDFGSIVLNDIPNGNYKVKLSHLGYTTIDKKFDLTTNRQLSFELTPISVELNEVVITATESRGMTSTSVIDKKAMQHLQPSSFTDLLELLPGGRSKDPVFNASNHIKLREVGIADSNYDISSLGTAFVVDGIPINTDANLQFTTGSNMSITPGSGYANTRRNTTSKGVDMRSISTDQIDKVEIIRGIPSVEYGDLTSGLIKIKRKRGRTDLESRFKADEFSKLYYIGKGFESEEKRFVLNVGLDYLNAKPDPRNSFENYKRITASIRAQKTWENDSYLLQWDSSLDYSGSMDNEKSDPNVGYAKIDRFSATYNRFSLANSFDLKFKTAPFFKAIHIATSISQQYDKIEQTKWVQVTNATVIPNNTEQGESDGIFLTPQYTSNLLVDGKPFDAFLKAMGDFEVRFLGITHALKAGSEWTYSKNNGKGQVYDTTHPPSPEMTTRPRSYKDIPASTDIAFFAEDAISIPLGNHQLNIAGGIRAMSLLNIAPAYAIHGKYYFDPRINAQWALPSLKIGKHALRTELTVGTGQYTKFPTLAQLYPDYVYNDLVQLNYYHNTPEYRRINLMTYKTAAVNYDLKPAINKKWEVRTDFSYDNNRFSITYFNERLDSGFRNGSRYHALSYKKYDSSSIDPLTLTAQPDLAEMSFVMDTLLTTYNITNNGSKLLKSGVEFQFSSKRFKAINTRFTVNGAWFKTTYTNSSPVYKSGQKDIIINGKRLPYLGLYQWDDGSEKQQLNTNLIVDTYIPLLGLEFSSSFQFMWFRSGQSTPMNGTPISYIDPSGQQHPYLEENKSDPILQWLDIKYNDALFEKRTVPMSMNMNLKVSKDFYKKFRISMFVNGLFSYYQNYEISGQKIERRGLTSPYFGMELNLNL, via the coding sequence ATGTCTTATTGCAATAGTCTCATAGTAACGACTAAAAATAGTAAATCAATTATTCTGTTATTAATTATTTTGTTTTCCAATCTTGGATTTACTCAAAATATAAATAAGTTAACTATTCAGATTACTGTTAAAGATTCTGAGAGTAAACTTCCGATAAAAGGGGCAATGTTAGTTATGGAAGGGCTATTTCAGAAGTACGAATCGCAATCAAATGATTTTGGAAGCATAGTTTTAAATGACATTCCAAATGGTAATTACAAAGTGAAATTATCGCATTTAGGTTATACAACTATCGATAAGAAGTTTGATTTAACTACTAATAGACAATTGTCTTTTGAATTAACCCCTATAAGTGTTGAATTAAATGAAGTGGTTATTACTGCTACTGAATCTCGCGGAATGACAAGTACTTCTGTCATTGATAAAAAAGCAATGCAACATTTACAACCTTCAAGTTTTACTGATTTATTAGAATTACTGCCAGGGGGGCGTTCTAAAGATCCTGTATTCAACGCTTCTAATCATATTAAATTAAGAGAAGTTGGAATAGCCGATTCTAATTATGATATTTCATCTCTTGGAACAGCCTTTGTAGTCGATGGAATCCCTATTAATACGGATGCGAATTTACAATTTACTACGGGCTCTAATATGTCTATTACTCCAGGTTCTGGGTATGCGAATACACGCCGAAATACAACATCTAAAGGAGTAGACATGCGTTCTATTTCGACAGATCAAATTGATAAAGTAGAGATTATTAGAGGTATCCCTTCTGTAGAATATGGTGATTTAACCAGCGGACTTATAAAAATTAAACGAAAAAGAGGACGTACTGATTTAGAATCTCGTTTTAAAGCGGATGAATTCAGTAAGTTATATTATATCGGAAAAGGTTTTGAATCTGAAGAAAAACGATTTGTATTAAATGTTGGACTTGATTATCTAAATGCAAAACCGGATCCTCGAAATAGTTTTGAAAACTACAAAAGAATCACAGCATCGATACGTGCACAAAAAACATGGGAGAACGATTCATATTTGCTTCAATGGGATTCTAGTTTAGATTACAGTGGTTCAATGGATAATGAAAAATCAGATCCTAATGTTGGTTATGCAAAAATAGACCGTTTTAGCGCTACTTATAACCGATTTTCCTTGGCAAATTCATTCGATTTAAAATTTAAAACAGCTCCCTTTTTTAAGGCGATACATATAGCAACATCTATTAGTCAGCAATATGATAAAATTGAACAAACGAAATGGGTTCAGGTAACCAATGCTACTGTTATACCTAATAATACAGAACAAGGCGAATCTGATGGTATTTTTTTAACTCCTCAATATACTTCTAATCTTTTGGTTGATGGAAAACCATTTGATGCTTTTCTTAAAGCAATGGGGGATTTTGAAGTTCGTTTTTTGGGAATAACACATGCTCTAAAGGCAGGCTCGGAGTGGACCTATTCTAAAAATAATGGGAAAGGTCAGGTTTATGATACAACGCATCCGCCATCGCCAGAAATGACAACGCGTCCCAGATCATACAAAGATATTCCTGCCAGTACAGATATTGCTTTTTTTGCCGAAGATGCGATTTCAATTCCCTTAGGCAACCATCAATTAAACATTGCAGGAGGTATCCGAGCCATGTCATTATTAAATATAGCACCAGCTTATGCTATTCATGGGAAATATTATTTTGATCCCCGAATTAATGCACAATGGGCGCTCCCATCTTTAAAAATCGGAAAACATGCCCTAAGAACTGAACTTACAGTTGGTACAGGGCAGTATACTAAGTTTCCAACACTAGCACAGCTTTATCCTGATTATGTATATAATGATTTGGTACAGCTTAATTATTATCATAATACTCCTGAATACAGAAGAATCAATTTAATGACTTATAAAACGGCTGCAGTTAATTACGATTTAAAGCCTGCAATCAATAAAAAATGGGAAGTTCGCACCGACTTTTCGTATGATAACAATCGATTCTCGATTACCTATTTTAATGAACGCCTGGATTCTGGATTTAGAAATGGTTCACGATATCATGCGCTTTCGTATAAAAAATACGATAGTAGTTCTATCGATCCTTTAACCTTAACCGCACAGCCTGATCTAGCCGAAATGAGCTTTGTGATGGATACCTTATTAACCACTTACAACATTACAAATAACGGAAGTAAATTACTCAAAAGCGGGGTCGAATTTCAATTCTCATCGAAGCGTTTTAAAGCGATAAATACTCGATTTACAGTAAACGGTGCCTGGTTTAAAACTACTTATACAAATAGCAGCCCTGTTTACAAAAGTGGACAAAAAGATATTATTATCAACGGAAAACGACTTCCTTATTTAGGACTTTACCAATGGGATGATGGCTCTGAAAAGCAGCAATTAAATACGAATCTAATTGTTGATACCTATATTCCTTTACTTGGTCTGGAGTTCTCTAGTTCATTTCAATTTATGTGGTTCAGAAGCGGACAATCTACACCTATGAACGGAACTCCGATTTCCTATATTGATCCTTCTGGACAGCAGCATCCTTATCTCGAAGAAAATAAATCAGATCCTATTTTGCAATGGCTGGATATAAAGTATAACGATGCTTTATTTGAAAAAAGAACCGTTCCGATGTCGATGAATATGAATTTAAAAGTCTCTAAGGATTTTTATAAAAAATTTAGAATATCAATGTTCGTTAACGGACTCTTTAGTTACTATCAAAATTATGAGATTAGTGGTCAGAAGATTGAACGAAGAGGACTTACTTCTCCTTACTTCGGAATGGAATTAAACTTGAATTTATAA
- a CDS encoding DUF4876 domain-containing protein, with the protein MKIKLLPIYLTIVVMALLQSCSKDDDNYSGQTALTLKVVNPEDLNNVTLSNLTVSFKELNTGKITESSSFTNNDLSIALNEGSYEISINGKINYSAGESTVDASVSGYKESVVITGQTAVVSLNLFLKTSQSDFIIEEVFFTGTKTAEGKQYLGDKYFKIYNNTDEVLYADGLMIAQSEFMTVEKQNYTPNIMEKSFAASAIAIVPGNGTTYPIAPGAYFIIAEDAINHKEYNSGSIDLRTANFEFYTEDADDVDNPAVPNMESLFSSMVIHNRGFKSFVIARLPIHKDVFLADYTYDYEYNMVIGGESYPMGESVYSIPNEWIVDAVNLSVASEFQWIVTAPSLDMGWTYCGKVDADQSRYGKSVRRKVLSTNAKGIKTLKDTNNSTLDFSPEVKPSLMP; encoded by the coding sequence ATGAAAATTAAATTACTACCCATTTATCTAACAATAGTCGTAATGGCACTATTACAATCTTGTTCAAAAGATGATGACAATTATAGCGGGCAAACTGCTTTAACTTTAAAAGTGGTTAATCCTGAGGATTTAAATAATGTTACACTTTCTAATCTTACCGTTTCTTTTAAAGAACTTAATACTGGTAAAATAACAGAAAGTAGTTCATTTACTAATAATGATCTTTCTATTGCATTAAACGAAGGTTCTTATGAAATTTCGATTAATGGGAAAATTAATTATTCAGCAGGTGAGAGTACTGTTGACGCTTCAGTAAGCGGTTATAAAGAATCTGTAGTTATTACTGGTCAAACCGCTGTAGTTTCTTTAAATCTTTTTCTAAAAACAAGCCAATCAGATTTTATTATTGAGGAGGTATTTTTTACAGGAACAAAGACCGCTGAGGGGAAACAATATTTAGGTGACAAATACTTTAAAATCTACAATAATACGGATGAGGTATTGTATGCAGATGGATTAATGATTGCACAATCAGAATTTATGACTGTTGAAAAACAGAATTATACGCCAAACATCATGGAAAAATCATTTGCAGCTTCAGCTATTGCGATTGTTCCAGGTAATGGAACTACTTATCCAATTGCTCCAGGGGCCTATTTTATTATTGCTGAAGACGCAATTAACCATAAAGAATACAATTCGGGTTCAATTGATTTGAGAACGGCTAATTTTGAATTTTATACTGAAGATGCCGATGATGTTGATAATCCTGCTGTTCCTAATATGGAGAGTTTATTCTCATCGATGGTTATTCATAACAGAGGATTTAAGAGTTTTGTTATTGCTCGTTTGCCAATCCATAAAGATGTTTTCTTGGCAGATTATACTTATGATTATGAGTACAATATGGTAATTGGTGGTGAGAGTTACCCAATGGGAGAGAGTGTTTACTCTATTCCAAATGAATGGATTGTAGATGCTGTTAATTTAAGTGTTGCTTCTGAATTTCAATGGATTGTTACTGCTCCTTCATTGGATATGGGATGGACATACTGCGGAAAAGTTGATGCAGATCAAAGCCGTTACGGAAAAAGTGTTCGTCGTAAAGTACTTTCAACTAATGCTAAAGGTATAAAAACATTGAAGGATACGAATAACTCTACATTAGATTTTAGCCCTGAGGTTAAACCATCTTTAATGCCATAA
- a CDS encoding DUF6850 family outer membrane beta-barrel protein — protein MSFRSLLLFIIFSSGMLYAQDSTSVLLRIHEDLSPANNFSNSIYTNPANQHFARRYSLSEFSAGYDASSQQANIQQLGNGINQFLINAQSHYKIDTKNTVWGNAYYKNGQRKNVRWNESSDYQVIYPYVTADSIGGDLSFEEYSFKGGYSKAFQKMTLGIVAEYRALLEYRDIDPRPKNTVSDLKLAVGFSRNIGNRYAIGSAINWQKYTQSNNLKFFSELGAPAVYHMTGLGVYNNLLTGNKLSSFYDGKGYGASVQLFPKDQNGFALNVGYNHFDYEKIMTEFQNLIASAILEKGYVGEVSYLKKSEGQAWGTKIGFSYIDRAGTENIFDNQTSTSYVKIAEVTNYANKVTSVVFSGLYCIPSPELSWSIAPSFNFKKTETKYIDPLRVIDMQQGIGRLDFSISKLLSQLLINVSTSVEHSWALDSNMKVTDRMKTNQIFEMLDHNFAYLSSAYTKINLGTRWDYKYDTDLNFFVKTDLDYYNYSKNKNNTYFQMSLGLTF, from the coding sequence ATGAGCTTTCGTTCCCTTTTATTATTTATTATTTTCAGTTCTGGTATGCTGTATGCACAGGATAGTACTTCGGTTTTGCTCCGCATTCATGAAGATTTATCTCCTGCAAATAATTTTTCTAATAGCATTTATACTAATCCTGCAAATCAACATTTTGCCCGCCGCTATTCTTTATCAGAATTTAGTGCTGGGTATGATGCGAGTTCGCAACAAGCCAATATTCAACAATTAGGGAATGGAATTAATCAGTTTCTTATTAATGCACAATCTCATTATAAGATTGATACTAAAAATACGGTTTGGGGAAATGCGTATTATAAAAACGGACAACGTAAAAATGTACGTTGGAACGAAAGCTCTGATTATCAGGTGATCTATCCTTATGTAACTGCCGATTCTATTGGTGGGGATCTTTCATTCGAGGAATATTCTTTTAAAGGAGGCTATTCAAAAGCTTTTCAAAAAATGACTCTTGGAATTGTTGCTGAATATCGTGCTTTACTAGAATACCGTGACATTGATCCCAGACCTAAAAATACGGTATCTGATCTTAAATTAGCAGTTGGATTTTCCCGAAACATCGGAAATCGCTATGCAATTGGATCTGCTATTAATTGGCAAAAATACACGCAGTCGAATAACTTAAAATTCTTTAGTGAGTTAGGTGCTCCAGCTGTTTATCATATGACTGGTCTTGGCGTATATAATAATCTGCTTACCGGAAATAAATTGAGTTCTTTTTATGATGGAAAAGGGTATGGTGCAAGCGTGCAATTATTCCCAAAAGATCAAAATGGTTTTGCTTTAAATGTTGGATACAATCATTTTGATTATGAAAAAATTATGACCGAATTTCAAAATCTTATTGCATCTGCTATTTTGGAAAAAGGCTATGTAGGGGAGGTTTCTTATTTAAAAAAATCAGAAGGACAGGCATGGGGTACAAAAATTGGATTTTCTTATATTGATCGGGCTGGAACCGAAAACATATTCGATAACCAAACTTCAACATCTTACGTTAAAATAGCTGAAGTTACTAATTATGCAAATAAGGTTACATCGGTTGTGTTTTCAGGATTATACTGTATTCCTTCTCCTGAATTATCATGGTCTATTGCGCCAAGTTTTAATTTTAAAAAAACAGAAACTAAATATATAGATCCGTTACGTGTAATTGATATGCAGCAAGGTATTGGTCGATTGGACTTTTCTATATCAAAACTGCTATCACAATTATTAATTAATGTTTCGACTTCGGTTGAACATAGTTGGGCTTTGGATTCAAATATGAAAGTTACTGATCGTATGAAAACAAATCAAATTTTTGAGATGCTAGATCATAATTTTGCTTATTTATCTTCTGCTTATACTAAAATAAATCTAGGAACACGATGGGATTATAAATATGATACGGATCTTAATTTTTTCGTGAAAACAGATCTAGATTACTACAATTATTCTAAAAACAAAAACAATACTTATTTTCAAATGTCATTAGGTTTGACATTTTAG
- a CDS encoding cytochrome-c peroxidase, translated as MKSILFKTLFLILSIGVVHTLLSFSATLSEKIANTNWRELYSKPVNQWPKPTIDKGVSWEEFEPLAVDTSYYERLDDPKVILGQMLFFDPKLSGSNQVSCSSCHDPELAWGDGREVSLGNDHLQGKRNTPSLYNIHARKSFFWDGRATTLEEQAQGPITAHHEMNMDPKSLAKKISKVKGYAILFQNAYGSADISYEKILQSLANFQKTILSKRSRFDAFIDGDYSKLSDEEIHGLHLFRTKARCMNCHSGKYFTDESFHNIGLTYYKREYEDLGLYHITKKAEDVGKFRTPSLRDVMYTGPWMHNGLFDNMTGIVNIYNSGMHMIDPTESEKAADPLFPQTDVLLQPLNLDDDEIVALVSFIKTLSGRQYKMERPQIPR; from the coding sequence ATGAAGTCTATTTTATTTAAAACCCTTTTTTTAATTCTCTCCATTGGAGTTGTGCATACACTATTGAGCTTTAGCGCTACGCTAAGCGAAAAAATAGCAAATACCAATTGGCGTGAACTTTATAGTAAGCCAGTAAATCAATGGCCAAAACCTACTATTGACAAAGGTGTCTCTTGGGAAGAATTTGAACCTTTGGCTGTTGATACGAGTTATTATGAAAGATTAGATGATCCTAAAGTAATATTGGGTCAGATGCTTTTTTTTGATCCGAAACTTTCAGGATCGAATCAAGTTTCTTGTAGCAGCTGTCATGATCCAGAGTTGGCTTGGGGCGATGGTAGAGAAGTATCTTTAGGAAATGATCATTTACAAGGAAAGAGAAATACGCCGTCTTTGTATAATATCCACGCACGAAAATCATTCTTTTGGGATGGTCGTGCTACTACTTTAGAAGAGCAGGCGCAAGGTCCAATTACGGCTCATCATGAAATGAATATGGATCCCAAAAGTCTGGCTAAAAAGATAAGTAAAGTAAAAGGCTATGCTATTTTATTCCAAAATGCGTATGGTAGTGCGGATATATCTTATGAGAAAATCTTGCAATCATTAGCGAACTTCCAAAAAACGATACTCAGTAAAAGAAGTCGATTTGATGCTTTTATTGATGGTGATTATTCTAAGTTATCTGATGAGGAAATACATGGATTGCATCTTTTTCGTACCAAAGCACGTTGTATGAATTGTCATTCTGGGAAATATTTTACAGATGAATCATTCCACAACATAGGACTTACGTATTATAAAAGAGAATACGAAGATTTGGGACTGTATCATATTACTAAAAAGGCTGAAGATGTTGGGAAATTTAGAACTCCTTCACTTCGCGATGTCATGTACACAGGGCCATGGATGCATAATGGTTTATTTGATAATATGACAGGAATAGTTAATATCTATAACAGCGGCATGCATATGATTGATCCAACGGAGAGTGAGAAAGCTGCTGATCCATTATTTCCACAAACGGATGTATTATTGCAACCACTAAATCTTGATGATGATGAAATTGTAGCATTGGTATCTTTTATTAAAACGCTATCAGGAAGACAATATAAAATGGAACGTCCACAGATACCAAGATAG
- a CDS encoding outer membrane beta-barrel protein, with translation MKKRLLLSIFASLSFILTSQAQEKGSSDLSVNIGFATSTELSNLFTDILVSGLTGNQIKTGDIKAGPTLGITYRYAIANRWMVQADGFYQKMSQDIYVNNTKEGKANYTYITVGLGTDYRYISTNFFQMYSGVAVGYTSENIKNSGAQNSANGDGFINYQVNALGFRVGKKFAAFAELGFGYKGIVNTGVSYQF, from the coding sequence ATGAAAAAACGATTACTACTTTCAATCTTTGCATCACTTAGTTTTATTTTAACATCGCAAGCACAAGAAAAAGGCAGTAGCGACCTTAGTGTTAATATTGGTTTTGCAACATCTACCGAGTTGTCAAATCTTTTTACAGATATCCTTGTTAGTGGTCTTACTGGTAACCAAATAAAAACTGGTGATATTAAGGCAGGTCCCACTTTGGGGATAACGTATCGCTATGCAATAGCCAATAGATGGATGGTACAAGCCGATGGATTTTATCAAAAAATGTCACAAGATATATATGTAAATAACACAAAAGAAGGCAAAGCTAATTACACTTACATTACTGTAGGTTTGGGTACAGATTATCGTTATATCTCTACTAATTTTTTCCAGATGTATTCTGGAGTTGCAGTTGGTTATACATCCGAAAACATAAAAAATTCAGGAGCCCAAAATTCTGCTAATGGAGATGGCTTTATAAACTACCAGGTAAATGCATTAGGCTTTCGTGTAGGGAAAAAATTTGCTGCTTTTGCTGAATTAGGATTCGGATATAAAGGTATTGTAAACACTGGTGTTTCGTACCAATTTTAG